One Salvelinus namaycush isolate Seneca chromosome 4, SaNama_1.0, whole genome shotgun sequence genomic window carries:
- the rnf151 gene encoding RING finger protein 151 has translation MIFENNFVSRELQSGGYDVDLFVDGPDYDLLCTICRAVLRCPVRVACNHVFCKTCILQWLRRYTLFSRQETCPCCRNTISPSFMFVMYKLSKTISRLRIKCNNEGCSATFPLSEEFLHSSSCQFQRVPCPHQGCGSLVPRSALEVHSQHCQHWSQLCPMGCGTLLTQATQPQHNCFRQLRQHVEAQRQSHRAIASALRRKMGRMQTAMTHVRRQVALICESLEVMGEGEGEGEEGGEVYEGYGEGETTGESNTSSSSSSS, from the exons ATGATTTTTGAGAACAACTTTGTGTCGAGAGAGCTACAG agtggGGGTTACGACGTGGACCTGTTTGTGGACGGTCCAGACTATGACCTGCTCTGCACCATCTGTAGAGCTGTCCTGAGGTGTCCTGTCAGAGTGGCCTGTAACCATGTCTTCTGCAAGACCTGCATCCTACAGTGGCTCAGGAGGTACA CTCTCTTCTCTAGACAGGAGACATGTCCCTGCTGTAGGAACACTATCAGTCCCAGCTTTATGTTCGTCATGTACAAATTGAGTAAAACTATCAGCCGCCTCAGGATTAAG TGTAACAATGAGGGATGCTCGGCCACTTTCCCTCTGTCTGAGGAGTTCCTCCATAGTTCCTCCTGCCAGTTCCAGAGGGTTCCATGCCCCCACCAGGGCTGTGGTTCCTTGGTGCCCCGCTCAGCCCTGGAGGTCCACTCACAGCACTGCCAGCACTGGAGCCAGCTCTGCCCCATGGGCTGTGGTACTCTGCTCACACAGGCCACCCAGCCCCAACACAACTGCTTCAG GCAGCTGAGGCAGCATGTGGAGGCCCAGAGGCAGAGCCACAGAGCCATCGCTAGCGCCCTCCGGAGAAAGATGGGGAGAATGCAGACGGCCATGACACACGTCAGGAGGCAGGTGGCGCTCATCTGTGAGAGCCTAGAGGTcatgggagagggggagggagaaggggaggagggtggagaggtgTATGAGGGATATGGAGAGGGGGAGACTACAGGGGAGAGTAACAcaagcagcagtagcagcagctctTGA